In Gammaproteobacteria bacterium, a genomic segment contains:
- the hisC gene encoding histidinol-phosphate transaminase: MTDINKRIEQLVRPEIRALKAYGVADPGDLIKLDAMENPYPWPEDLKRAWADKLVQTDINRYPDPSAQQLRPGLRREMAVPDEAEILLGNGSDEIIQMIMLAMARPGAVVMSPVPGFVMYDMTARFVGMKHVGVPLRADDFALDLPAMLAAIEQHDPAVIFLAYPNNPTGNLFAREQMEAIIRAANGLVVIDEAYYAFASDSWMSRLAGYDNVVVMRTVSKLGLAGLRLGLLAGDGRWLQEFDKVRMPYNVNSLTQTGAEFALDNARFLHEQTAAIVSERQRVFDALSHMPDIQAWPSEANFILFRSRHAAGDAVHESLKQAGVLIKNLSHADPLLENCLRTTIGTPEENDVFLKAMAELS; this comes from the coding sequence ATGACCGACATTAACAAGCGTATCGAACAACTGGTGCGTCCCGAGATTCGGGCATTAAAAGCCTATGGTGTTGCCGATCCCGGCGACCTGATCAAGCTTGATGCCATGGAGAACCCGTATCCATGGCCGGAGGATCTCAAGCGCGCCTGGGCCGACAAGCTGGTGCAGACCGATATCAACCGTTACCCGGACCCGTCGGCGCAACAACTGCGACCGGGGCTGCGCCGGGAAATGGCCGTGCCCGACGAAGCAGAAATCCTGTTAGGCAACGGCTCTGATGAAATCATCCAGATGATCATGCTGGCCATGGCGCGACCGGGGGCGGTAGTCATGTCACCGGTTCCCGGATTTGTCATGTACGACATGACTGCGCGTTTTGTTGGCATGAAACATGTCGGCGTGCCGTTGCGGGCTGATGATTTCGCGCTTGATCTGCCTGCCATGCTCGCTGCCATTGAACAGCATGATCCGGCAGTCATATTCCTGGCGTATCCCAACAATCCCACCGGCAACCTGTTCGCCCGTGAACAGATGGAAGCCATAATCCGTGCAGCCAATGGCCTTGTTGTTATCGACGAAGCTTATTACGCGTTTGCCTCGGACTCATGGATGTCGCGATTGGCCGGTTATGACAATGTTGTGGTGATGCGCACTGTCTCCAAATTGGGTCTCGCCGGGTTGCGCCTGGGTCTGCTGGCCGGCGATGGCCGCTGGTTGCAGGAATTCGACAAGGTGCGCATGCCCTATAACGTGAACAGCCTGACCCAGACCGGTGCCGAGTTTGCCCTGGACAATGCCCGTTTTCTGCACGAGCAGACCGCTGCCATTGTTTCCGAGCGGCAGCGTGTTTTTGATGCACTGTCACACATGCCGGACATCCAGGCTTGGCCCAGCGAGGCCAACTTCATCCTGTTCCGCTCCCGCCACGCTGCCGGCGATGCGGTGCATGAGTCACTGAAACAGGCGGGTGTGCTGATCAAAAACCTGTCCCACGCCGACCCGCTGCTCGAGAATTGCTTGCGCACCACCATCGGCACACCTGAAGAAAACGATGTTTTCCTGAAAGCGATGGCTGAACTAAGCTAA
- the hisD gene encoding histidinol dehydrogenase: protein MNIRQLRTTDQDFESEFTDLLNRSHGEDQDVTDVVRDIIAAVRARGDAAVLEYTQKFDRLEVANAADLEISVDALRAAAERLPEDQRRALEQAAERVRSYHERQRIDSWEYTEADGTVLGQQVTPLDRAGLYVPGGKAAYPSSVLMNAIPAKVAGVAELIMVVPTPGGEVNDMVLAAAHIAGVDRVFAVGGAQAVAALAFGTDTIPQVDKIVGPGNIYVATAKRMVFGQVDIDMIAGPSEIAVICDGKTDADWVAMDLFSQAEHDELAQAILLTPDQAFADNVAAAMTRLLAEMPRADIIRASIEGRGAIIVCRDLDEAAALTNRIAPEHLELSMDDAREYAKKIRHAGAIFMGRYTAEALGDYCAGPNHVLPTSGTARFSSPLGVYDFQKRTSLIGCSAEGADRLGRTASVLAHGEGLTAHARSAEYRIRK from the coding sequence ATGAATATTCGCCAGCTTCGCACTACTGACCAGGACTTTGAATCCGAGTTTACCGACCTGCTTAATCGCAGTCACGGTGAAGACCAGGACGTTACTGATGTTGTGCGCGACATTATTGCCGCGGTTCGGGCGCGCGGTGACGCGGCTGTGCTTGAATACACACAGAAGTTTGATCGCCTCGAAGTTGCCAATGCGGCTGACCTGGAAATCAGTGTTGATGCCTTGCGTGCCGCCGCCGAGCGCCTGCCTGAAGATCAGCGCCGGGCCCTGGAGCAAGCCGCGGAACGTGTACGCAGTTATCACGAAAGGCAGCGCATCGATTCCTGGGAATATACCGAGGCTGATGGCACGGTACTGGGTCAGCAGGTAACACCGCTTGATCGTGCCGGGCTATACGTACCTGGTGGCAAGGCCGCTTATCCTTCTTCGGTATTGATGAATGCCATCCCGGCCAAGGTCGCTGGTGTCGCTGAACTCATCATGGTAGTGCCAACGCCTGGCGGTGAAGTCAATGACATGGTCCTGGCTGCCGCGCATATTGCCGGCGTTGATCGCGTGTTTGCCGTCGGTGGTGCCCAGGCTGTCGCCGCGCTGGCGTTTGGTACGGATACCATTCCGCAGGTAGACAAGATTGTTGGTCCCGGCAATATCTATGTTGCCACGGCCAAGCGTATGGTGTTCGGCCAGGTGGACATCGACATGATTGCCGGGCCGTCAGAAATTGCCGTGATCTGTGATGGCAAGACTGATGCCGACTGGGTGGCCATGGATTTGTTTTCGCAAGCTGAACACGATGAGCTGGCACAGGCTATCCTGCTGACCCCGGACCAGGCATTTGCCGACAACGTGGCCGCGGCCATGACGCGCCTGCTTGCCGAAATGCCGAGAGCGGATATTATTCGCGCCTCCATCGAGGGTCGCGGCGCCATCATTGTTTGTCGTGACCTGGATGAAGCGGCGGCATTGACCAACCGTATCGCGCCTGAACATCTCGAGTTATCCATGGATGATGCGCGCGAGTATGCAAAAAAAATTCGTCATGCCGGTGCCATTTTCATGGGCCGCTATACTGCCGAAGCCCTGGGCGACTACTGCGCCGGGCCCAACCATGTGCTGCCCACGTCCGGTACGGCGCGGTTCAGTTCACCGCTGGGCGTGTACGACTTTCAGAAGCGTACCAGCCTGATTGGCTGTTCTGCCGAAGGCGCAGACCGGCTGGGTCGTACTGCATCAGTCCTGGCTCATGGCGAGGGCCTGACTGCGCACGCGCGTTCAGCTGAATACCGCATCCGCAAATAG
- the hisG gene encoding ATP phosphoribosyltransferase: MNSAEIINIALSKGRILDDTLPLLAHAGIEPLEDMNRSRKLIFDTNRPDVKFTLIRATDVPTYVQYGAADLGIAGKDVLMEFDGDGLYELLDLKLAPCRLMVAEPREMARTDDPSKWTRLRIATKYVNIAKRHFAAKGIQTEIIKLYGSMELAPLVGLSDRIVDLVSTGNTMKANGLVEVEHIADISSRLVANKASMKMKHNKLKALVDQLAQAVETLS, translated from the coding sequence ATGAATAGCGCCGAAATCATCAATATCGCACTGTCCAAGGGTCGTATCCTTGACGATACGCTGCCGCTGCTGGCGCATGCCGGTATCGAACCGCTTGAGGACATGAACAGGAGCCGCAAGCTGATCTTTGATACCAATCGCCCGGATGTAAAGTTCACGCTGATTCGTGCTACTGATGTGCCCACCTACGTGCAGTACGGTGCTGCAGACCTTGGCATTGCCGGCAAGGACGTGTTGATGGAATTTGACGGCGATGGCTTGTACGAGTTACTCGATCTCAAGCTGGCACCGTGCCGACTCATGGTTGCTGAGCCGAGGGAAATGGCGCGCACCGATGATCCGAGCAAGTGGACGCGCCTGCGCATTGCCACCAAGTACGTGAATATTGCCAAGCGCCATTTTGCCGCCAAGGGTATTCAGACCGAGATCATCAAGCTCTACGGTTCCATGGAACTGGCGCCACTGGTAGGCCTGTCCGATCGTATCGTTGACCTGGTCAGTACCGGCAATACCATGAAGGCCAATGGCCTCGTTGAAGTGGAGCATATTGCCGATATCAGCTCACGACTGGTGGCCAACAAGGCTTCCATGAAAATGAAACACAACAAACTGAAAGCGCTGGTGGATCAACTGGCGCAGGCAGTTGAAACGCTTTCGTAA